From the genome of Eucalyptus grandis isolate ANBG69807.140 chromosome 2, ASM1654582v1, whole genome shotgun sequence, one region includes:
- the LOC104424780 gene encoding probable aspartic proteinase GIP2, with the protein MATSSSFILCSLLLCWVSSQTLATTSFQPKALVIPVTKDSSTLQYTTQIKQRTPLVPVKLTIDVGGNFQWVNCDGGYVSSSYRPVPCDSPICKASGSAACETECLAPPGPGCYNNTCSHIPDNPFSSIGIGGGEMASDTTVIQSTDGRTVGKAVVVPRVVFTCSTTSLLGGLSAGALGMAGLGRSEVSLPVQFASAFKFPKKFSMCLSSSSSSNGVIFFGDGPYVFLPNVDVSKSLMYTPLILNPVSTAGSYFEGNPSTDYFINLTSIKINGNAVPLNAALLKITDGNGGTKISTVNPYTVMETSIFKAFVKVFRHEAKNLTKVSSVKPFKYCFSSKNTPSTRVGPAVPLIDLVMHNSSVYWRIFGANSMVQVKEDVICLGFVDGGSNPRTSIVIGGYQLEDNLVQIDMENARLGFSSSLLFKQTTCSNFNFTSSV; encoded by the exons ATGGCCACTTCCTCCAGCTTCATTTTATGTTCTCTGCTGCTGTGCTGGGTCTCTTCCCAAACCCTAGCCACCACAAGTTTTCAGCCTAAAGCACTTGTTATTCCTGTGACCAAGGACTCCTCAACGCTCCAATACACCACCCAAATCAAGCAAAGAACACCGCTTGTGCCCGTTAAGCTGACCATCGATGTGGGTGGGAATTTCCAATGGGTGAATTGTGATGGTGGGTATGTGTCCTCTTCCTATAGGCCTGTCCCTTGTGACTCTCCAATATGCAAGGCTTCAGGGTCAGCTGCTTGTGAGACAGAATGTCTCGCTCCTCCTGGACCTGGGTGCTACAACAACACCTGCAGCCACATCCCTGACAACCCGTTTAGCAGCATAGGCATTGGGGGTGGCGAGATGGCCTCTGACACCACCGTCATCCAGTCCACCGACGGGAGGACGGTGGGGAAGGCGGTCGTGGTGCCGAGGGTAGTCTTCACGTGCAGTACTACTTCACTGCTCGGGGGCCTGTCCGCTGGAGCTCTG GGAATGGCCGGGCTTGGACGATCTGAAGTGTCCCTCCCTGTCCAATTTGCTTCTGCTttcaaatttcccaaaaaattttCCATGTGCTTGAGCTCTTCTTCAAGCTCCAATGGTGTCATATTCTTTGGTGATGGGCCTTATGTGTTCCTCCCTAACGTCGATGTCTCTAAGTCACTCATGTACACCCCATTAATCCTCAACCCAGTAAGCACTGCAGGATCTTATTTCGAGGGTAATCCGTCAACTGACTACTTCATAAACCTCACCTCCATCAAGATCAATGGAAATGCAGTCCCGCTGAATGCGGCCTTACTGAAGATCACTGACGGCAACGGAGGGACAAAGATCAGCACTGTTAATCCATACACAGTGATGGAAACGTCAATCTTCAAGGCCTTTGTGAAGGTGTTCAGACACGAAGCTAAGAACTTGACTAAGGTCTCGTCCGTTAAGCCATTCAAGTACTGCTTTAGCTCCAAGAACACTCCAAGCACAAGAGTGGGACCAGCTGTACCGCTTATTGATCTGGTGATGCACAACAGCAGTGTTTATTGGAGGATCTTCGGAGCGAACTCGATGGTGCAAGTGAAGGAAGATGTCATATGCTTAGGTTTCGTTGACGGCGGTTCAAACCCGAGAACGTCCATTGTGATTGGTGGGTATCAATTGGAGGATAATCTTGTTCAGATTGACATGGAGAACGCAAGGCTTGGATTTAGCTCCTCTCTCCTATTCAAGCAAACTACCTGTTCCAACTTCAACTTCACTTCCAGCGTGTGA